A stretch of Thermovenabulum gondwanense DNA encodes these proteins:
- a CDS encoding DNA methyltransferase codes for MINWGKIIIGDSRNMSEIENQKIDLIITSPPYWHIKDYGVENQIGYGQTLHEYLRDLYRVWQECFRVLKDGRRLCINIGDQFARSLIYGRYKIIPLHSEIIAQCEDIGFDYMGSIIWQKKTTMNTSGGANVMGSYPYPPNGMVEIDYEFILIFKKPGKSPEKIPAEVKSASILTKEEWKEYFSGHWNFKGERQVEHEAMFPEELPYRLIKMFSFTGETVLDPFLGSGTTLKVALDLGRNGIGYEINPKFLEVIEKKLNLKNDNFLHTVEIIKKRDKIKLSEVNYTPRIKDASPVVNPKLIDFDKEKYYNVSEIISPDTVKLDSGLKVKFLGIKIKKEKETIEYLKNYILNKEVFLKFDGNSQIQNDTANAYVFLKNKIFVNAYLVKSGLALADREIFHRFKEKFLLLEGSDT; via the coding sequence ATGATCAATTGGGGTAAAATCATTATTGGTGACAGTAGAAATATGTCCGAAATTGAAAATCAAAAAATAGATTTGATAATTACATCTCCTCCTTACTGGCATATCAAGGACTATGGAGTTGAAAACCAGATAGGCTACGGACAAACCCTCCACGAATACCTGAGGGATTTATATAGAGTATGGCAGGAATGTTTCAGGGTGCTAAAGGATGGGCGAAGGCTTTGCATCAACATCGGGGATCAATTTGCCCGCTCTTTAATATACGGCAGGTATAAAATTATACCCCTGCATTCAGAAATAATAGCCCAGTGCGAAGACATAGGATTTGATTACATGGGCTCTATAATTTGGCAGAAAAAAACCACAATGAACACAAGCGGCGGCGCAAATGTAATGGGCTCATACCCTTACCCACCAAACGGAATGGTGGAAATAGATTACGAATTTATCCTCATTTTTAAGAAACCGGGAAAAAGCCCCGAAAAAATACCTGCCGAAGTAAAAAGCGCATCGATCTTAACAAAGGAAGAGTGGAAGGAATATTTCAGCGGTCACTGGAACTTCAAAGGGGAAAGGCAAGTAGAGCATGAAGCTATGTTTCCCGAGGAGCTGCCTTACAGGCTTATAAAAATGTTTTCCTTTACAGGGGAAACCGTTCTCGACCCGTTTCTTGGAAGCGGTACAACACTGAAAGTAGCTTTAGATCTCGGAAGAAACGGCATCGGATATGAAATAAATCCGAAGTTTTTAGAAGTAATTGAAAAAAAGCTCAACCTTAAAAATGACAACTTTCTTCATACGGTGGAAATAATAAAAAAACGCGATAAAATAAAGCTCTCAGAAGTAAACTACACCCCGAGAATCAAAGACGCTTCCCCAGTAGTTAACCCAAAGCTCATAGATTTTGATAAAGAAAAATACTACAATGTTTCCGAAATAATTTCCCCCGATACGGTAAAACTTGACAGCGGGTTAAAGGTAAAGTTTTTGGGAATAAAAATAAAAAAAGAAAAAGAAACCATTGAATATCTTAAAAACTACATCCTGAACAAAGAAGTGTTTCTAAAGTTTGACGGCAATTCTCAAATTCAAAATGATACGGCAAATGCTTACGTCTTTTTGAAAAACAAAATATTTGTAAACGCTTATTTAGTAAAAAGCGGACTTGCCTTAGCTGATCGCGAAATTTTTCACCGTTTTAAGGAAAAATTCTTATTATTAGAAGGAAGTGATACCTAA
- a CDS encoding DNA methyltransferase yields the protein MRIFQLLKLKKNEEAISFLENIDYNVEFLEYGGRKIPRIYGDFWTSKQRQSSSIHEISYRACFKPELPYFFINLLTQKGDVVYDPFSGRGTTVIEAGLNGRRIISNDVNPLSEILCKPRFFIPDYENVKERLEHIPVKNNILCDIDLSMFYHTETLKEILSLREYLNGKRQGGNEDSIDLWIRMVATNRLSGHSSGFFSVYTLPPNQAISPERQRKINERLNQTPPYKNTKNIILKKTGNLLRKITPEQKKNLLSAGETGLFLSKDARDTKEIPAGTVSLTVTSPPFLDVVQYHQDNWLRCWFNGIDAEEISKKITMAKTIEEWCSIIEEVFLELYRITKNGGYVAFEVGEVKKGKVYLDEYVIPLGIKAGFTPEGILVNYQKFTKTSKIWGIENNQLGTNTNRIVVFSKEN from the coding sequence ATGAGGATTTTTCAATTATTGAAATTAAAAAAGAACGAAGAGGCAATAAGTTTTCTTGAAAATATAGATTATAATGTGGAATTTTTAGAGTACGGGGGGCGAAAGATACCGAGAATTTACGGTGATTTTTGGACTTCAAAGCAACGCCAGAGCTCTTCCATACATGAAATTTCTTACAGGGCGTGTTTTAAACCGGAACTTCCCTATTTTTTTATTAATCTTTTGACGCAAAAAGGGGACGTGGTGTACGACCCCTTTTCGGGGAGAGGGACAACCGTTATCGAAGCAGGACTTAACGGAAGAAGAATTATTTCCAACGATGTAAATCCGTTGAGCGAAATCCTATGTAAACCCCGCTTTTTTATACCTGATTATGAAAATGTAAAGGAAAGGCTTGAGCACATTCCTGTAAAAAATAATATCCTTTGCGATATAGACCTTTCTATGTTCTATCATACCGAAACATTAAAAGAAATATTGTCACTTAGAGAGTATTTAAACGGCAAAAGGCAAGGGGGAAATGAGGATTCAATAGATTTGTGGATCAGGATGGTTGCCACCAACAGGCTTTCGGGCCATTCTTCCGGTTTTTTTTCGGTCTATACCCTGCCTCCCAACCAGGCGATTTCTCCAGAAAGGCAAAGAAAAATAAATGAGAGGCTGAATCAGACGCCTCCTTATAAAAACACGAAAAATATAATTCTAAAAAAGACCGGGAACCTTTTAAGAAAGATTACCCCGGAACAAAAAAAGAACCTCCTTTCAGCAGGGGAAACGGGACTTTTTCTATCAAAGGATGCAAGAGATACAAAAGAAATACCCGCCGGTACCGTGAGCCTTACCGTTACCTCGCCGCCATTTTTAGATGTGGTGCAGTATCATCAGGATAACTGGCTGCGCTGCTGGTTTAACGGAATAGATGCTGAAGAAATTTCAAAGAAAATCACCATGGCAAAAACCATCGAAGAATGGTGCAGTATTATAGAGGAGGTTTTCTTAGAGCTTTACAGGATAACCAAAAATGGAGGATATGTAGCTTTTGAGGTAGGCGAGGTAAAAAAGGGCAAAGTATACCTCGATGAATACGTAATCCCCCTCGGGATAAAAGCAGGATTTACCCCGGAAGGAATCCTCGTGAATTACCAGAAATTTACCAAAACTTCAAAAATATGGGGAATTGAAAACAACCAATTGGGAACGAATACAAATAGGATTGTGGTTTTTAGTAAAGAAAATTAA
- a CDS encoding MjaI family restriction endonuclease, which produces MAKEWILNMATNRWGLNKKSMVGPVAQWIREVSPKTPEEWEKAYLKLLEERLIKNEKDLNLTAKEYLEDIGRKLFVKVSEVIRSEIEEVTEKDCINYIYQLVIDRTFQGYTTERDTIYGRLEEELGVKILPAPDEWDRLFNVDFYIEINKKFIGIQIKPITYEHTPQIHNWLEWLSKSHTKFTEQYGGKVFVVFSITSKNGKKEIYNKEIIESIREEINRLNSNIILP; this is translated from the coding sequence ATGGCAAAAGAATGGATACTGAATATGGCCACAAATAGATGGGGTCTAAACAAAAAAAGTATGGTGGGTCCGGTCGCCCAGTGGATCAGGGAAGTATCACCAAAGACACCAGAAGAATGGGAAAAGGCTTATTTAAAACTCTTAGAAGAAAGATTAATTAAGAACGAAAAAGACTTAAATCTAACAGCCAAGGAATATTTAGAAGATATAGGAAGAAAGCTTTTTGTAAAAGTATCCGAGGTAATACGTTCGGAAATCGAAGAAGTAACAGAAAAAGATTGTATAAACTACATTTATCAACTCGTAATAGATAGGACGTTCCAGGGATACACGACAGAACGCGACACGATATACGGCCGCTTGGAAGAGGAATTAGGGGTAAAGATATTACCCGCTCCTGATGAATGGGACAGGCTATTTAACGTAGACTTTTATATAGAAATAAATAAAAAATTTATAGGAATTCAAATTAAGCCGATAACCTACGAACATACGCCCCAGATTCATAACTGGTTAGAATGGTTATCCAAATCCCATACAAAATTTACCGAACAATACGGAGGAAAGGTTTTTGTGGTTTTTTCTATTACTTCAAAAAATGGTAAAAAAGAAATTTACAACAAAGAGATTATTGAAAGTATCAGAGAAGAAATAAATAGATTAAATTCAAATATAATCTTACCTTAA